The nucleotide window CACCACTTCCATTGGGTCGGCCTCGGCAGCGGCGGGGCAGCCCATCCGCGACGTGACCGCCCCTATTCCGGGTCTGTAACGCCGCCTGCCCCGGCCTTCCATCTTCTCCTGATGCGGGGCCGTTAAGCTGCGCCTATGCGTTTTCTTGTCGTGGAGGATGAAGCGGCCATCCGCCGCCCGCTGGTCGCCAGTCTCCGTGAGGCCGGCTACGCCGTGGACGAGGCCGCCACCGCCGCCGAGGCCCGTGACCTCGCCTCCGACTTTCCCTTCGACGCCCTGATGGTGGACGTGGGGCTGCCCGAGGGACCGCAGGCGGGATTTGACCTTGTGCGGGACCTGCGTGGGCGCGGCGTGGGGGCGCCGGTGCTGTACCTCACCGCCCGCGACGCCGTCGAGGACCGCATCGCCGGGCTCGACGCGGGTGGGGACGACTACCTCGTCAAGCCGTTTCACCTCGGCGAGGTGCAAGCGCGGCTGCGCGCCCTCGTGCGCCGCAGCCGCGCGGAGGTGCAGGTCGAGCGCCACTGGCACGACCTGCGCCTCGACTGGACCGCCCGCGCCGTCTACAAGGCGGGCGAGCGCGTGGCCCTGACCGCCAAGGAGTTCTCGCTGCTCGAGGTGCTGGCCTCGCATCCGGGCCGGGTCTACACCCGTGAGGAACTCATCGACCGCGTGTGGGATGGCCGCTTCGACGCCGAGTCGAACGTCGTGGATACCTATGTCCGTAACCTGCGGCGCAAACTCGGGGACGACGTGGTGCGGACCCTGCGTGGCGTGGGCTACAGCTTTCCCGAAGGCGACTGAAGCGGGTGCAGCGTTCTTGACGCTACGGACCCGCCTGACGCTGCTCACCTTCAGCGTGCTGCTGCTGACCATGCTGGCCTTCGCCGGGGTGGCCGGCGCGGTGCT belongs to Deinococcus sp. Leaf326 and includes:
- a CDS encoding response regulator transcription factor, yielding MRFLVVEDEAAIRRPLVASLREAGYAVDEAATAAEARDLASDFPFDALMVDVGLPEGPQAGFDLVRDLRGRGVGAPVLYLTARDAVEDRIAGLDAGGDDYLVKPFHLGEVQARLRALVRRSRAEVQVERHWHDLRLDWTARAVYKAGERVALTAKEFSLLEVLASHPGRVYTREELIDRVWDGRFDAESNVVDTYVRNLRRKLGDDVVRTLRGVGYSFPEGD